DNA from Gemmatimonadota bacterium:
TACCTCGCCGGAAACCACGACTTCTGGCTGGGGACCTTCCTGGACGAGCAGGTTGGGGTGGTAACGGCCGAAGGCCCGCTGACCGTCACCCATCACGGGCGGAAGATATATATCGCCCACGGCCACGGTCTCATATCCAGGGACTTTGGATACCGCGTGCTTGCGAAGATCATCCACAGCGCCTTCAGCATCCGCCTGTTTCAGTTGATTCACCCGGACTGCGGCTTCAGGCTCGGCCGCCTGGCCTCGCGCCTGAGCAGGCGCCACGGCACCCCCACGGCGTGGGACCCGCGGGAGGCTTACCGGGACCTGGCCTTCTCACTGCTCGACCAGGGTTATGATGCGGTGGTCTTCGGACACAACCACTGCCCGACGCTGCAGCACAAGGAGGACAAGGTCTATATCAACCTGGGGGACTGGCTCCGGCATGACACCTATGGCGTGTTGCGCGACGGAGAGATGACCCTGGAACAGTACGGTGCCCCGGGGGACAAGCGCTGAATGCAAAAC
Protein-coding regions in this window:
- a CDS encoding UDP-2,3-diacylglucosamine diphosphatase, producing MSLEPVYFISDAHLGTDDYGSEEGRRNRLLDFLRSLRGRSGHLYIVGDLFDFWFEYRTVVPRQHYTVLHALSSLVESGVRVTYLAGNHDFWLGTFLDEQVGVVTAEGPLTVTHHGRKIYIAHGHGLISRDFGYRVLAKIIHSAFSIRLFQLIHPDCGFRLGRLASRLSRRHGTPTAWDPREAYRDLAFSLLDQGYDAVVFGHNHCPTLQHKEDKVYINLGDWLRHDTYGVLRDGEMTLEQYGAPGDKR